A stretch of Castanea sativa cultivar Marrone di Chiusa Pesio chromosome 2, ASM4071231v1 DNA encodes these proteins:
- the LOC142623383 gene encoding uncharacterized protein LOC142623383 encodes MIEERQAGAPHGVLLAIVVAMIVAVPLLVGDQGEAITEAISELLSPVGLLLLPIILLLTIQFLSSDRGSFISSIFSTGEPDTIHRVSGSPFGVALVLVLILFLLYNRFSIFGGGDDSGD; translated from the coding sequence atgaTAGAAGAAAGACAAGCTGGTGCACCCCATGGTGTCCTACTAGCTATAGTTGTGGCCATGATAGTAGCTGTGCCACTCCTCGTTGGTGACCAAGGTGAGGCCATCACTGAAGCCATTTCTGAGCTCTTGAGCCCAGTTGGGCTTCTTCTCCTCCCAATAATCCTCCTCCTCACAATCCAGTTCCTCTCCTCAGATCGTGGCTCCTTCATCTCTAGCATCTTCTCAACTGGTGAGCCTGACACAATCCATAGGGTCAGTGGGTCACCCTTTGGGGTTGCACTAGTTTTGGTCCTcattttgtttctcttgtaCAATCGCTTCTCAATctttggtggtggtgatgattcCGGTGATTAG